Proteins found in one Macrobrachium nipponense isolate FS-2020 chromosome 35, ASM1510439v2, whole genome shotgun sequence genomic segment:
- the LOC135208692 gene encoding small ribosomal subunit protein eS25-like, translated as MPPKKDTKGKQPSKQPAKKKEGGGGGKAKKKKWSKGKVRDKLNNLVLFDKGTYDKFLKEVPIYKLITPSVVSERLKITGSLAKRALEELHSKGLIRQVVKHHAQVVYTRTTKSED; from the exons CCTCCCAAGAAGGATACCAAGGGAAAGCAGCCCTCAAAACAACCAGCCAaaaagaaggagggaggaggaggtggaaaggctaagaagaagaagtggtCAAAGggaaaa gtGCGTGACAAGTTGAATAACTTGGTGTTGTTTGACAAAGGCACTTATGATAAATTCCTGAAGGAAGTCCCAATATACAAGTTGATCACCCCTTCAGTAGTTTCTGAAAGACTCAAGATCACCGGATCTTTAGCAAAGCGAGCTCTTGAAGAATTACATAGTAAAG GCCTCATCAGACAAGTTGTAAAGCATCATGCACAGGTTGTCTACACAAGGACTACTAAGAGTGAGGACTAA